TCGTTATGTTGATTAAGCAGTAGACTCGCTAAGATTTGTCCACCTAAATAGGATTGCACCACGCCGTTGCCTGAGTAACCGCTGCCATAAAACACATTAGCTTGACCATTTAAATGACCAAAGAAAGGCATGCCAGAGACACTTCGGTCTGAGGGGCCGGTCCAGGTTCTTTCTATCTCGAGCTGGTGATGTGCAAAAAAATGGCTAAATGAGCGTTCAAGAATGGCTTGATAACGGCTAGCGCGGTGAAAGGTGTCTCTCACTTGGTTATTGAAACTAAAATAATTCCCGCCTTTGCCAAGCATTAATCGACCGCTTGAGGTAGTGCGGTAGTAATTCACAAAAATGCGAGCATCAATCACCGGAGCGCCGTGGTTTAGCCTCATTGCCGCAAGCTTTTCAGGTGCTGGTGTGGTGATCGCCATATCGCTCGAAACCAACACCACGCTGCGAGAAAATTGCGGCAATAAGCTTGGCAGCCAAGCGTTAACCGCAAATACTAGCTGATTGGCTCTGATCTCACCTTTGTCTGTGGTAATGGTTAGCGTGTCTTGGCCTTGGTGCTTTAGGTAGCGGGTGTGTTCAAATACCTTGACCCCAAGGGTTTTTGCCACCTTCATCAGTCCACGCACAAGCTTGGCGGGTTGAACACTACCGGCATGGGGGGAGTAAATTCCAGCAAGGTTGGCATTAGAGCCGGTTGCTTGCAACTGCGCTTTATCCAGAGTTTGCCACGCATT
This portion of the Pseudoalteromonas sp. GCY genome encodes:
- a CDS encoding FAD-dependent oxidoreductase, with product MHFQPFWFDEAITQADIEVAASAPPHGALDTQVCIIGGGFTGLWTAITLKKQKPELNIAIIEKDLCGQGASGRNGGAMLTWSTKFASLIKEFGLEQACFLVRQSEQAVHDIKAFTSKHEIECDCRVDGTYYTASNHSQRNAFGPITTLLEQHQLNAWQTLDKAQLQATGSNANLAGIYSPHAGSVQPAKLVRGLMKVAKTLGVKVFEHTRYLKHQGQDTLTITTDKGEIRANQLVFAVNAWLPSLLPQFSRSVVLVSSDMAITTPAPEKLAAMRLNHGAPVIDARIFVNYYRTTSSGRLMLGKGGNYFSFNNQVRDTFHRASRYQAILERSFSHFFAHHQLEIERTWTGPSDRSVSGMPFFGHLNGQANVFYGSGYSGNGVVQSYLGGQILASLLLNQHNDWRHCALVNQTLKQFPVEPFRTAGALMVRNAIRRKESAEDNNTPPHKLDVWLSKLSGSAAKLDPNVKQEYIK